A genomic segment from Terriglobia bacterium encodes:
- a CDS encoding response regulator has product MASQPKLELIAVSQVLLIDDNPLQLRVRETILRGAGFQVSIATTAESALSLLRVATNKFGVIVTDHVLPGASGAEFVRELRRVDATTPVVVVSGMPDVAEEYDGLNAVVRQKPLPPQELIQLVRERMPD; this is encoded by the coding sequence GTGGCAAGTCAGCCTAAGCTGGAACTCATCGCTGTGAGTCAGGTCCTCCTGATTGACGACAACCCGCTACAACTGCGCGTTCGCGAGACAATACTGCGTGGCGCAGGGTTCCAGGTATCGATAGCGACTACCGCGGAGAGCGCGTTATCGCTGTTGCGGGTTGCGACAAATAAATTCGGCGTCATCGTTACAGACCACGTACTTCCGGGTGCCAGTGGCGCCGAATTCGTACGCGAACTGCGCAGAGTAGACGCCACTACGCCTGTTGTGGTCGTTAGCGGCATGCCGGATGTCGCCGAGGAATACGACGGACTCAATGCGGTTGTACGCCAAAAACCCTTACCGCCGCAGGAACTGATTCAACTGGTTCGCGAGCGAATGCCCGACTAG
- a CDS encoding DUF2934 domain-containing protein, with the protein MAKEKKATGEVPRKRTSRKTPVAVAQETAQQVPENGNVQAMQASGSQRNGSDELIRQRAYELWEQRGRQHGRDADDWYRAESELRGKSA; encoded by the coding sequence ATGGCGAAAGAGAAGAAAGCGACCGGCGAAGTACCCAGGAAGCGCACATCGCGCAAGACTCCGGTTGCAGTTGCGCAGGAAACGGCGCAGCAGGTTCCGGAGAATGGAAACGTCCAGGCGATGCAGGCGTCCGGCAGCCAGCGCAACGGTTCTGACGAACTGATTCGCCAGCGGGCATATGAGCTTTGGGAACAGCGTGGGCGTCAGCATGGGCGAGACGCCGACGACTGGTACCGGGCGGAGTCGGAACTCCGTGGCAAGTCAGCCTAA